Proteins from a single region of Hermetia illucens chromosome 3, iHerIll2.2.curated.20191125, whole genome shotgun sequence:
- the LOC119652444 gene encoding uncharacterized protein LOC119652444, with protein sequence MSSAANLSMDGEFRYIVQWFNEWSELQREDFLPILVEYLTKDTPGAYVNGIVSGLAGAGCADKPMSLFQCRVKLFREWSSKWPEDLKIKLKEKVIELDEKLGERLQDELKSLGPTPLTNGNAEPTAVEDSEEPEVAPVQDSVAPALDPVAIEEVEQNA encoded by the exons ATGTCTTCGGCAGCCAATCTTTCAATGGACGGCGAGTTTCGTTATATTGTTCAGTGGTTCAACGAATGGAGCGAGCTTCAACGGGAAGACTTTCTTCCGATTTTGGTGGAATATCTAACGAAAGACACTCCTGGCGCTTATGTTAATGGAATCGTTTCTGGGCTGGCGGGCGCAGGCTGCGCAGACAAGCCAATGAGTTTGTTCCAATGCAGG GTGAAGCTGTTCAGAGAATGGTCCAGTAAATGGCCCGaagatttgaaaataaaactcaaagaaaaggtTATCGAACTCGACGAAAAACTAGGCGAAAGGCTGCAGGATGAGCTTAAGTCTCTAGGCCCGACTCCACTAACGAATGGAAATGCTGAGCCAACCGCAGTTGAAGATTCGGAGGAGCCAGAAGTCGCACCAGTCCAAGATTCGGTGGCCCCGGCTTTGGACCCGGTGGCTATCGAAGAAGTCGAACAGAATGCCTGA